From Lolium perenne isolate Kyuss_39 chromosome 5, Kyuss_2.0, whole genome shotgun sequence, a single genomic window includes:
- the LOC127298004 gene encoding uncharacterized protein yields MSACPYFSFSCDNNHWNCCGEAKDPDQHGDDNFSKKQPAPQHPPPPMQPPPHVVAAPPPTTQASAYAPPSDLVPPHELSPAPKTPMKTPHAPVPPCCNKTPTPAAVPSKKFEPPAWPAHSDANGGVPAMSAMRPPVPHRIYEAPAPGVAPPQLATSTPTRACASHYPLAHHPQHDDTDSRVESYSQAHLQEYYY; encoded by the coding sequence ATGTCTGCATGCCCATATTTTAGCTTCTCCTGCGACAACAACCACTGGAACTGCTGCGGCGAGGCCAAAGACCCTGACCAGCACGGTGATGATAATTTTTCAAAGAAGCAGCCGGCGCCACAACATCCACCGCCGCCGATGCAGCCACCACCGCACGTGGTAGCGGCGCCGCCGCCTACTACACAGGCGTCAGCTTATGCACCACCGTCCGATTTGGTGCCTCCTCATGAGTTGTCGCCGGCGCCTAAGACGCCCATGAAGACTCCTCATGCGCCGGTGCCACCATGTTGTAACAAGACGCCAACTCCTGCCGCCGTGCCATCCAAGAAATTTGAGCCGCCGGCATGGCCTGCCCACAGCGACGCCAACGGCGGGGTGCCGGCCATGTCGGCGATGCGTCCTCCTGTGCCACACAGGATCTACGAGGCCCCGGCGCCGGGCGTGGCGCCACCACAGCTAGCGACATCAACACCTACTCGTGCTTGTGCGTCACACTATCCACTGGCGCATCACCCTCAGCACGACGATACCGATTCCCGTGTGGAATCTTATTCGCAAGCACATCTGCAGGAATACTACTATTAG